One Halichoerus grypus chromosome 1, mHalGry1.hap1.1, whole genome shotgun sequence genomic region harbors:
- the LOC118541193 gene encoding neutrophil elastase-like, protein MTPGRSAFRPALVPLLLATLLGGPALASEIVGGRAAQPHAWPFMVSLQQRGGHFCGATLIAPNFVMSAAHCMDGLNFRSVVVVLGAHDLGQREPTRQTFAIQRVFENGFNPQRLLNDIVILQLNGSATINRNVQVARLPAQNQGVGSGVPCLAMGWGRLGTTRPPPRILQELNVTVVTTFCRRANVCTLVPRRQAGICFGDSGGPLVCNGLVQGIDSFIRGGCGSGIYPDAFAPVAQFADWINSIIRRGHDRPSLHPRDPASRTG, encoded by the exons ATGACTCCAGGCCGCAGCGCCTTCCGCCCTGCCCTCGTGCCCCTGCTGCTGGCCACGCTGCTGGGTG GCCCGGCACTGGCCTCGGAGATCGTGGGTGGCCGCGCTGCCCAGCCCCACGCGTGGCCCTTCATGGTGTCCCTACAGCAGCGTGGAGGTCACTTCTGCGGTGCTACTCTCATCGCCCCCAACTTCGTCATGTCGGCTGCCCACTGCATGGACGGTTT GAACTTCCGgtcggtggtggtggtgctgggggcACATGACCTGGGACAGCGTGAGCCCACCAGGCAAACATTCGCCATCCAGCGGGTGTTTGAAAACGGCTTCAACCCTCAGAGGCTGCTGAACGACATCGTGATCCTCCAG CTCAATGGGTCAGCCACCATCAACAGGAACGTGCAGGTGGCCAGGCTGCCTGCCCagaatcaaggtgtgggcagtgGGGTACCGTGCCTGGCCATGGGCTGGGGCCGGCTGGGCACGACCCGGCCACCGCCCAGGATCCTGCAGGAGCTCAACGTGACCGTGGTGACCACCTTCTGCCGCCGAGCCAACGTGTGCACGCTGGTGCCCCGCCGGCAGGCCGGCATCTGCTTT GGGGACTCTGGTGGGCCGCTGGTCTGCAACGGGCTGGTCCAGGGCATTGACTCGTTCATCCGCGGAGGCTGCGGCTCTGGGATCTACCCGGACGCCTTTGCTCCGGTCGCACAGTTTGCAGACTGGATCAACTCCATCATCCGCCGCGGCCACGaccgcccctccctccacccgcGGGACCCGGCCAGCAGGACCGGCTAG
- the MED16 gene encoding mediator of RNA polymerase II transcription subunit 16 — MDLAYVCEWERWPKSTHCPSVPLACAWSCRNLIAFTTDLRNDDQDLTRMIHILDTEHPWDVHSVNSEHSEAITCLEWDQSGSRLLSADADGQIKCWSMADHLANSWESHVGSLVEGDPIVALSWLHNGVKLALHVEKSGASSFGEKFSRVKFSPSLTLFGGKPMEGWIAVTVSGLVTVSLLKPSGQVLTSTESLCRLRGRVALADIAFTGGGNIVVATADGSSASPVQFYKVCVSVVSEKCRIDTEILPSLFMRCTTDLNRKDKFPAITHLKFLARDMSEQVLLCASSQMSSIVECWSLRKEGLPVNNVFQQISPVVGDKQPMILKWRILSATNDLDRVSAVALPKLPISLTNTDLKVASDTQFYPGLGLALAFHDGSVHIVHRLSLQSMAVFYSSAAPRSADEPAIKRPRATGPAVHFKAMQLSWTSLALVGIDNHGKLSMLRISPSMGHTLDVSLALRHLLFLLEYCMVTGYDWWDTLLHVQPGMVQSLVEKLHEEYTRQNAALQQVLSTRILAMKASLCKLSPCTVARVCDYHAKLFLVAVSSTLKSLLRPHFLNTPDKSPGDRLTEVCTKITDADIDKVMINLKTEEFVLDMNTLQALQQLLQWVGDFVLYLLASLPNQGSPLRPGHSFLRDGTSLGMLRELMVVIRIWGLLKPSCLPVYTATSDTQDSMSLLFRLLTKLWICCRDEGPTSEPDEALVDECCLLPSQLLIPSLDWLPVSDGLVSRLPPKQPLRLHFGRAPTLPAGASTLQLDGLVRAPGQPKIDHLRRLHLGAYPTEECKACTRCGCVTMLRSPNKTTAVKQWEQRWIKNCLCGGLWRRVPLSYP; from the exons ATGGATCTGGCTTACGTCTGCGAGTGGGAGAGATGGCCCAAGAGTACCCACTGCCCGTCAGTGCCCCTGGCCTGTGCTTGGTCCTGCCGCAACCTCATTGCCTTCACCACTGACCTTCGAAATGATGACCAAG ACCTCACCCGCATGATCCATATCCTGGATACAGAGCACCCCTGGGATGTGCACTCCGTCAACTCAGAACACAGCGAGGCCATCACCTGCCTCGAGTGGGACCAGTCGG GCTCCCGGCTCCTGTCGGCTGATGCTGATGGGCAGATCAAGTGCTGGAGCATGGCAGACCACCTGGCCAACAGCTGGGAGAGCCACGTGGGCAGCCTGGTGGAAGGGGACCCCATCGTGGCCCTGTCCTGGCTGCACAATGGTGTGAAGCTGGCCCTGCACGTGGAAAAG TCAGGTGCCTCCAGCTTCGGTGAGAAGTTCTCCCGCGTCAAATTCTCACCGTCACTCACGCTGTTTGGCGGCAAGCCTATGGAGGGCTGGATCGCAGTGACAGTCAGTGGCCTGGTCACCGTGTCCCTGCTCAAGCCCAGTGGGCAGGTGCTGACGTCAACGGAGAGTCTGTGCCGGCTGCGTGGCCGTGTGGCCCTGGCCGACATCGCCTTCACCGGCGGTGGCAACATTGTGGTGGCCACTGCGGATGGCAGCAGCGCCTCTCCCGTGCAGTTCTACAAGGTGTGCGTGAGCGTGGTCAGTGAGAAGTGCCGCATCGACACCGAGATCCTGCCCTCGCTCTTCATGCGCTGCACCACTGACCTCAACCGCAAGGACAAGTTCCCCGCCATCACCCACCTCAAGTTCCTGGCCCGGGACATGTCGGAGCAG GTGCTCCTGTGTGCGTCCAGCCAGATGAGCAGCATCGTGGAGTGCTGGTCCCTGCGGAAGGAGGGGCTTCCTGTGAACAATGTTTTCCAGCAGATCTCACCTGTGG TCGGCGACAAACAGCCCATGATTCTGAAATGGCGTATCCTGTCCGCCACCAACGACCTGGACCGTGTGTCTGCCGTGGCGCTCCCTAAGCTGCCCATCTCGCTCACCAACACTGACCTGAAGGTGGCCAGCGACACCCAGTTCTACCCCGGCCTCG GGCTGGCCCTGGCCTTTCACGACGGCAGCGTCCACATCGTGCACCGGCTGTCGCTGCAGAGCATGGCCGTCTTCTACAGCTCCGCGGCCCCGCGCTCCGCCGACGAGCCGGCCATCAAGCGTCCACGGGCCACCGGCCCTGCCGTCCACTTCAAGGCCATGCAGCTCTCCTGGACCTCGCTGGCCCTGGTCGGCATCGACAACCACGGGAAG CTGAGCATGCTGCGCATCTCGCCGTCCATGGGCCACACGCTGGACGTGAGCTTGGCCCTGCGGCACCTGCTCTTCCTGCTGGAGTACTGCATGGTGACGGGCTACGACTGGTGGGACACGCTGCTGCACGTGCAGCCCGGCATGGTGCAGAGCCTGGTGGAGAAGCTGCACGAGGAGTACACGCGCCAGAACGCAGCCCTGCAGCAG GTCTTGTCCACCCGGATCCTGGCCATGAAGGCCTCGCTGTGCAAGCTGTCACCCTGCACGGTGGCCCGTGTGTGCGACTATCATGCCAAGCTCTTCCTTGTGGCCGTCAGCTCCACGCTCAAGTCCCTCCTGCGCCCCCACTTCCTCAACACACCCGACAAGAGTCCCGGCGACCGGCTGACCGAGGTCTGCACCAAGATCACCGACGCCG ACATCGACAAGGTCATGATCAACCTCAAGACGGAGGAGTTCGTCCTGGACATGAACACACTCCAGGCGCTGCAGCAGCTCTTGCAGTGGGTGGGGGACTTCGTGCTCTACTTGCTGGCCAGCCTGCCCAACCAG GGCTCCCCGCTGCGGCCGGGCCACAGCTTCCTGCGGGACGGCACCTCGCTGGGCATGCTGCGGGAGCTGATGGTCGTCATCCGCATCTGGGGCCTGCTGAAGCCCAGCTGCCTGCCCGTGTACACGGCCACCTCAGACACCCAGGACAGCATGTCGCTGCTCTTCCGCCTGCTCACCAAGCTCTGGATCTGCT GCCGTGATGAGGGCCCCACGAGCGAGCCGGATGAGGCCCTTGTGGATGAGTGTTGCCTGCTGCCCAGCCAGCTGCTCATCCCCAGCCTGGACTGGCTGCCCGTCAGCGACGGCCTGGTCAGCCGCCTGCCGCCCAAGCAGCCTCTGCGCCTGCACTTCGGCAGGGCCCCCACGCTGCCCGCCGGCGCCAGCACCCTGCAGCTGGACGGCCTTGTCAG GGCACCGGGCCAGCCCAAGATCGACCACCTGCGGAGGCTGCACCTGGGAGCCTACCCCACGGAGGAGTGCAAGGCCTGCACCAG GTGCGGCTGCGTCACCATGCTCAGGTCACCCAATAAGACGACAGCTGTCAAACAGTGGGAGCAGCGCTGGATTAAGAACTGCCTGTGTGGGGGTCTGTGGCGGCGGGTGCCCCTCAGCTACCCCTGA
- the CFD gene encoding complement factor D, with the protein MADRLVHLVTLVLLGAAACAAQPRGRILGGREAVSHARPYMASVQVNGKHVCGGFLVSEQWVLSAAHCLEDAADGKLQVLLGAHSLSQPEPSKRLYDVLRAVPHPDSRPDTIDHDLLLLKLSDKAELGPAVQPLAWQREDRDVAAGTLCDVAGWGVVTHAGRRPDRLQHLLLRVIDRATCNLRTYHDGTITERMMCGESNRRDTCKGDSGGPLVCGGVAEAVVTSGSRVCGNRKKPGIYTRVASYAAWIDGVLAEGAAA; encoded by the exons ATGGCAGACCGTCTGGTGCATCTCGTCACTCTGGTCCTCCTAGGAGCAGCCGCATGTG CGGCGCAGCCTCGCGGGCGGATCCTGGGCGGCCGCGAGGCCGTGTCCCACGCGCGGCCCTACATGGCGTCGGTGCAGGTGAACGGCAAGCACGTGTGCGGCGGCTTCCTGGTGTCCGAGCAGTGGGTGCTGAGCGCCGCGCACTGCCTAGAGGACGC GGCGGACGGGAAGCTGCAGGTGCTCCTGGGCGCACACTCCCTGTCGCAGCCGGAGCCCTCCAAGCGCCTGTACGACGTGCTCCGCGCAGTGCCCCACCCGGACAGCCGGCCCGACACGATCGACCACGACCTCCTCCTGCTGAAG CTGTCAGATAAGGCCGAGCTGGGTCCCGCCGTGCAGCCCCTGGCCTGGCAGCGCGAGGACCGCGACGTGGCGGCCGGCACGCTCTGCGACGTGGCCGGCTGGGGTGTGGTCACCCACGCGGGCCGCCGGCCGGACCGCCTGCAGCACCTGCTCCTGCGGGTGATCGACCGCGCCACCTGCAACCTGCGCACGTACCACGACGGCACCATCACCGAGCGCATGATGTGTGGGGAGAGCAACCGCCGGGACACCTGCAAG GGCGACTCCGGGGGCCCACTGGTGTGCGGCGGCGTGGCCGAAGCCGTGGTCACTTCGGGCTCGCGCGTGTGCGGCAACCGCAAGAAGCCCGGCATCTACACGCGCGTGGCGAGCTACGCGGCCTGGATCGACGGTGTGCTGGCCGAGGGCGCGGCCGCCTGA